The genomic DNA ACCGTTGAGAGCACAGCAGGTACAGTTAGCGGAAATACAGTAACGGGTATCCCTGCGGGCACCGATGTTACTTTAACCGCAACATTAAACGGCTGTACAACAGATCTAGAGGTAACAGCACCGGACTGCAGTTGTCCAGTGATTGCTGTACCGACGGATGGCGTACCGGCAGCGGTATGTTTTGGCGACGCTAACGTTGCCATCTCGGCCAGTGTACTGGCAGGAGAAACCATCGACTGGTATGCTGATGCCACAGGCGGCACAGCGTTAGTTTCAGGCAGTTTAAGTTATACCAGCAGTGAAACGGCTGTTGATGTTTACACTTACTATGCAGAGGCCAGGAATACGACCACGAATTGTGTAAGCGACAGCCGTTTGGAAGTAAGCTTTGAAATCAAGGCCAACCCGACACTGACTCTGACCAGTAAAGACTGCGCTGCAGACTTACTGACCTATGATATTGTTTTTGCCAGCAACGGAACCGTTGAGAGCACAGCAGGTACAGTTAGCGGAAATACAGTAACGGGTATCCCTGCGGGCACCGATGTTACTTTAACCGCAACATTAAACGGCTGTACAACAGATCTAGAGGTAACAGCACCGGACTGCAGTTGTCCAGTGATTGCTGTACCGACGGATGGCGTACCGGCAGCGGTATGTTTTGGCGACGCTAACGTTGCCATCTCGGCCAGTGTACTGGCAGGAGAAACCATCGACTGGTATGCTGATGCCACAGGCGGCACAGCGTTAGTTTCAGGCAGTTTAAGTTATACCAGCAGTGAAACGGCTGTTGATGTTTACACTTACTATGCAGAGGCCAGGAATACGACCACGAATTGTGTAAGCGACAGCCGTTTGGAAGTAAGCTTTGAAATCAAGGCCAACCCGACACTGACTCTGACCAGTAAAGACTGCGCTGCAGACTTACTGACCTATGATATTGTTTTTGCCAGCAACGGAACCGTTGAGAGCACAGCAGGTACAGTTAGCGGAAATACAGTAACGGGTATCCTTGCAGGAACAGATGTTACTTTAACCGCAACATTAAACGGCTGTACAACAGATCTAGAGGTAACAGCACCGGACTGCAGTTGTCCAGTGATTGCTGTACCGACGGATGGCGTACCGGCAGCGGTATGTTTTGGCGACGCTAACGTTGCCATCTCGGCCAGTGTACTGGCAGGAGAAACCATCGACTGGTATGCTGATGCCACAGGCGGCACAGCGTTAGTTTCAGGCAGTTTAAGTTATACCAGCAGTGAAACGGCTGTTGATGTTTACACTTACTATGCAGAGGCCAGGAATACGACCACGAATTGTGTAAGCGACAGCCGTTTGGAAGTAAGCTTTGAAATCAAGGCCAACCCGACACTGACTCTGACCAGTAAAGACTGCGCTGCAGACTTACTGACCTATGATATTGTTTTTGCCAGCAACGGAACCGTTGAGAGCACAGCAGGTACAGTTAGCGGAAATACAGTAACGGGTATCCCTGCGGGCACCGATGTTACTTTAACCGCAACATTAAACGGCTGTACAACAGATCTAGAGGTAACAGCACCGGACTGCAGTTGTCCAGTGATTGCTGTACCGACGGATGGCGTACCGGCAGCGGTATGTTTTGGCGACGCTAACGTTGCCATCTCGGCCAGTGTACTGGCAGGAGAAACCATCGACTGGTATGCTGATGCCACAGGCGGCACAGCGTTAGTTTCAGGCAGTTTAAGTTATACCAGCAGTGAAACGGCTGTTGATGTTTACACTTACTATGCAGAGGCCAGGAATACGACCACGAATTGTGTAAGCGACAGCCGTTTGGAAGTAAGCTTTGAAATCAAGGCCAACCCGACACTGACTCTGACCAGTAAAGACTGCGCTGCAGACTTACTGACCTATGATATTGTTTTTGCCAGCAACGGAACCGTTGAGAGCACAGCAGGTACAGTTAGCGGAAATACAGTAACGGGTATCCCTGCGGGCACCGATGTTACTTTAACCGCAACATTAAACGGCTGTACAACAGATCTAGAGGTAACAGCACCGGACTGCAGTTGTCCAGTGATTGCTGTACCGACGGATGGCGTACCGGCAGCGGTATGTTTTGGCGACGCTAACGTTGCCATCTCGGCCAGTGTACTGGCAGGAGAAACCATCGACTGGTATGCTGATGCCACAGGCGGCACAGCGTTAGTTTCAGGCAGTTTAAGTTATACCAGCAGTGAAACGGCTGTTGATGTTTACACTTACTATGCAGAGGCCAGGAATACGACCACGAATTGTGTAAGCGACAGCCGTTTGGAAGTAAGCTTTGAAATCAAGGCCAACCCGACACTGACTCTGACCAGTAAAGACTGCGCTGCAGACTTACTGACCTATGATATTGTTTTTGCCAGCAACGGAACCGTTGAGAGCACAGCAGGTACAGTTAGCGGAAATACAGTAACGGGTATCCCTGCGGGCACCGATGTTACTTTAACCGCAACATTAAACGGCTGTACAACAGATCTAGAGGTAACAGCACCGGACTGCAGTTGTCCAGTGATTGCTGTACCGACGGATGGCGTACCGGCAGCGGTATGTTTTGGCGACGCTAACGTTGCCATCTCGGCCAGTGTACTGGCAGGAGAAACCATCGACTGGTATGCTGATGCCACAGGCGGCACAGCGTTAGTTTCAGGCAGTTTAAGTTATACCAGCAGTGAAACGGCTGTTGATGTTTACACTTACTATGCAGAGGCCAGGAATACGACCACGAATTGTGTAAGCGACAGCCGTTTGGAAGTAAGCTTTGAAATCAAGGCCAACCCGACACTGACTCTGACCAGTAAAGACTGCGCTGCAGACTTACTGACCTATGATATTGTTTTTGCCAGCAACGGAACCGTTGAGAGCACAGCAGGTACAGTTAGCGGAAATACAGTAACGGGTATCCTTGCAGGAACAGATGTTACTTTAACCGCAACATTAAACGGCTGTACAACAGATCTAGAGGTAACAGCACCGGACTGCAGTTGTCCAGTGATTGCTGTACCGACGGATGGCGTACCGGCAGCGGTATGTTTTGGCGACGCTAACGTTGCCATCTCGGCCAGTGTACTGGCAGGAGAAACCATCGACTGGTATGCTGATGCCACAGGCGGCACAGCGTTAGTTTCAGGCAGTTTAAGTTATACCAGCAGTGAAACGGCTGTTGATGTTTACACTTACTATGCAGAGGCCAGGAATACGACCACGAATTGTGTAAGCGACAGCCGTTTGGAAGTAAGCTTTGAAATCAAGGCCAACCCGACACTGACTCTGACCAGTAAAGACTGCGCTGCAGACTTACTGACCTATGATATTGTTTTTGCCAGCAACGGAACCGTTGAGAGCACAGCAGGTACAGTTAGCGGAAATACAGTAACGGGTATCCCTGCGGGCACCGATGTTACTTTAACCGCAACATTAAACGGCTGTACAACAGATCTAGAGGTAACAGCACCGGACTGCAGTTGTCCAGTGATTGCTGTACCGACGGATGGCGTACCGGCAGCGGTATGTTTTGGCGACGCTAACGTTGCCATCTCGGCCAGTGTACTGGCAGGAGAAACCATCGACTGGTATGCTGATGCCACAGGCGGCACAGCGTTAGTTTCAGGCAGTTTAAGTTATACCAGCAGTGAAACGGCTGTTGATGTTTACACTTACTATGCAGAGGCCAGGAATACGACCACGAATTGTGTAAGCGACAGCCGTTTGGAAGTAAGCTTTGAAATCAAGGCCAACCCGACACTGACTCTGACCAGTAAAGACTGCGCTGCAGACTTACTGACCTATGATATTGTTTTTGCCAGCAACGGAACCGTTGAGAGCACAGCAGGTACAGTTAGCGGAAATACAGTAACGGGGATCCCTGCGGGCACCGATGTTACTTTAACCGCAACATTAAACGGCTGTACAACAGATCTAGAGGTAACAGCACCGGACTGCAGTTGTCCAGTGATTGCTGTACCGACGGATGGCGTACCGGCAGCGGTATGTTTTGGCGACGCTAACGTTGCCATCTCGGCCAGTGTACTGGCAGGAGAAACCATCGACTGGTATGCTGATGCCACAGGCGGCACAGCGTTAGTTTCAGGCAATTTAAGTTATACCAGCAGTGAAACGGCTGTTGATGTTTACACTTACTATGCAGAGGCCAGGAATACGACCACGAATTGTGTAAGCGACAGCCGTTTGGAAGTAAGCTTTGAAATCAAGGCCAACCCGACACTGACTCTGACCAGTAAAGACTGCGCTGCAGACTTACTGACCTATGATATTGTTTTTGCCAGCAACGGAACCGTTGAGAGCACAGCAGGTACAGTTAGCGGAAATACAGTAACGGGTATCCCTGCGGGCACCGATGTTACTTTAACCGCAACATTAAACGGCTGTACAACAGATCTAGAGGTAACAGCACCGGACTGCAGTTGTCCAGTGATTGCTGTACCGACGGATGGCGTACCGGCAGCGGTATGTTTTGGCGACGCTAACGTTGCCATCTCGGCCAGTGTACTGGCAGGAGAAACCATCGACTGGTATGCTGATGCCACAGGCGGCACAGCGTTAGTTTCAGGCAGTTTAAGTTATACCAGCAGTGAAACGGCTGTTGATGTTTACACTTACTATGCAGAGGCCAGGAATACGACCACGAATTGTGTAAGCGACAGCCGTTTGGAAGTAAGCTTTGAAATCAAGGCCAACCCGACACTGACTCTGACCAGTAAAGACTGCGCTGCAGACTTACTGACCTATGATATTGTTTTTGCCAGCAACGGAACCGTTGAGAGCACAGCAGGTACAGTTAGCGGAAATACAGTAACGGGTATCCTTGCAGGAACAGATGTTACTTTAACCGCAACATTAAACGGCTGTACAACAGATCTAGAGGTAACAGCACCGGACTGCAGTTGTCCAGTGATTGCTGTACCGACGGATGGCGTACCGGCAGCGGTATGTTTTGGCGACGCTAACGTTGCCATCTCGGCCAGTGTACTGGCAGGAGAAACCATCGACTGGTATGCTGATGCCACAGGCGGCACAGCGTTAGTTTCAGGCAGTTTAAGTTATACCAGCAGTGAAACGGCTGTTGATGTTTACACTTACTATGCAGAGGCCAGGAATACGACCACGAATTGTGTAAGCGACAGCCGTTTGGAAGTAAGCTTTGAAATCAAGGCCAACCCGACACTGACTCTGACCAGTAAAGACTGCGCTGCAGACTTACTGACCTATGATATTGTTTTTGCCAGCAACGGAACCGTTGAGAGCACAGCAGGTACAGTTAGCGGAAATACAGTAACGGGGATCCCTGCGGGCACCGATGTTACTTTAACCGCAACATTAAACGGCTGTACAACAGATCTAGAGGTAACAGCACCGGACTGCAGTTGTCCAGTGATTGCTGTACCGACGGATGGCGTACCGGCAGCGGTATGTTTTGGCGACGCTAACGTTGCCATCTCGGCCAGTGTACTGGCAGGAGAAACCATCGACTGGTATGCTGATGCCACAGGCGGCACAGCGTTAGTTTCAGGCAATTTAAGTTATACCAGCAGTGAAACGGCTGTTGATGTTTACACTTACTATGCAGAGGCCAGGAATACGACCACGAATTGTGTAAGCGACAGCCGTTTGGAAGTAAGCTTTGAAATCAAGGCCAACCCGACACTGACTCTGACCAGTAAAGACTGCGCTGCAGACTTACTGACCTATGATATTGTTTTTGCCAGCAACGGAACCGTTGAGAGCACAGCAGGTACAGTTAGCGGAAATACAGTAACGGGTATCCTTGCAGGAACAGATGTTACTTTAACCGCAACATTAAACGGCTGTACAACAGATCTAGAGGTAACAGCACCGGACTGCAGTTGTCCAGTGATTGCTGTACCGACGGATGGCGTACCGGCAGCGGTATGTTTTGGCGACGCTAACGTTGCCATCTCGGCCAGTGTACTGGCAGGAGAAACCATCGACTGGTATGCTGATGCCACAGGCGGCACAGCGTTAGTTTCAGGCAGTTTAAGTTATACCAGCAGTGAAACGGCTGTTGATGTTTACACTTACTATGCAGAGGCCAGGAATACGACCACGAATTGTGTAAGCGACAGCCGTTTGGAAGTAAGCTTTGAAATCAAGGCCAACCCGACACTGACTCTGACCAGTAAAGACTGCGCTGCAGACTTACTGACCTATGATATTGTTTTTGCCAGCAACGGAACCGTTGAGAGCACAGCAGGTACAGTTAGCGGAAATACAGTAACGGGGATCCCTGCGGGCACCGATGTTACTTTAACCGCAACATTAAACGGCTGTACAACAGATCTAGAGGTAACAGCACCGGACTGCAGTTGTCCAGTGATTGCTGTACCGACGGATGGCGTACCGGCAGCGGTATGTTTTGGCGACGCTAACGTTGCCATCTCGGCCAGTGTACTGGCAGGAGAAACCATCGACTGGTATGCTGATGCCACAGGCGGCACAGCGTTAGTTTCAGGCAATTTAAGTTATACCAGCAGTGAAACGGCTGTTGATGTTTACACTTACTATGCAGAGGCCAGGAATACGACCACGAATTGTGTAAGCGACAGCCGTTTGGAAGTAAGCTTTGAAATCAAGGCCAACCCGACACTGACTCTGACCAGTAAAGACTGCGCTGCAGACTTACTGACCTATGATATTGTTTTTGTTAGCGATGGTGGAGTAAGTTCAACAGAAGGTATCGTAGACAACACAACAAAGACGATTACGGGCATTAACGCAGGAACAGATGTTACATTAACAGCTACGATGAATGGTTGTACCACTGAATTACCGGTAACAGCTCCGGATTGCAGTTGCCCCGTTGTTGATGAACCAACCGAGGGTGTTTCATCAGCGATTTGTTTTGGCGATCCCAACACTTCAATATCGGCGAGTGTACCCACTGGCCATACCATTGACTGGTATGCTGATGCCTCCGGCGGAACTACCTTATTATCCGGCAGCTTAAGTTATACAAGTTCGGAGACTGCAGTTGGTGTTTACACTTATTATGCCGAGGCCAGGAATACAACTACAAATTGTATAAGCTCAGGAAGGTTGGCCGTTAGCTTTGAAATCAAAGCAAATCCGACATTGGCTTTGACCAACGTAACTTGCGCTGCAGATTTACAGACTTATGATATTATATTTGTTAGTAATGGTGAAGTAAGTTCAACAGCAGGAGTCATAGACAATACAGCAAAAACCGTAACAGGAATTACCGCAGGAACCGGAGTCACATTAACAGCTACTTTGAACGGTTGTACCACATACCTGGTAGTTAATGCACCATATTGCAGTTGCCCGCTCGTTGTTGCCCCAACCGATGGTATTCCGTCAGCAATTTGTTTTGGAGAAACAAACACTTCAATCTCTGCGAGTGTGCCAGCAGAACATACTATTGACTGGTATTCTGATGCTACCGGCGGATCGGCCTTAGTAGCCGGCAGTCTAAGTTATACAAGTTCGGAAACCGAAGTTGGTGTTTACACTTATTATGCCCAAGCCAGGAATACAACTACAAAATGCGTAAGCTCAAGCAGGTTGGCAGTAAGCTTTGAAATCAAAGCTAATCCAACATTGGAATTGGCCAGTACAACCTGTGTTGAAGACCTACAGACCTATAATATTGTTTTTGTTAGCGATGGTGGAGTAAGTTCAACAGAAGGTATCGTAGACAACACAACAAAGACGATTACGGGCATTAACGCAGGAACAGATGTTACATTAACAGCTACGATGAATGGTTGTACCACTGAATTACCGGTAACGGCTCCGGATTGCAGTTGCCCCGTTGTTGATGAACCAACCGAGGGTGTTCCCTCAGCGATTTGTTTTGGCGATCCCAACACTTCAATCTCGGCGAGTGTACCAGCGGAGCATACTATTGACTGGTATGATACCCCAAGCGGTGGCTCAGTTTTATTATCCGGAAGTTTAAGCTATACCAATTCGGGAACTGAAGTTGGTGTGTACACCTATTATGCCGAGGCAAGAAATACAACTACCAATTGTGTGAGCTCAAGCCGGTTGGCCGTTAGCTTTGAAATCAAGGCAAACCCAACATTGGTTTTAACCAGTACAACCTGCGCTGCAGACTTACAGACCTATGATATTGTATTTGTTAGTGATGGAGAAGTAAGTTCAACAGCAGGAGTCATTGACATTTCAGCAAAAACCGTCACGGGCATTACCGCCGGAACCGGAGTTACTCTGACAGCTACACTTAATGGTTGCACCACTGACCTGGTGGTTAATGCACCGGATTGTAGTTGTCCGGTCGTTATTGCTCCAACCGATGGTGTTCCGTCAGAAATATGTTTCGGAGATGAAAACACCTTAATTTCAGCGAATGTACCCACTGACCATACAATTGATTGGTATCAAGGGCCAAGCGGTGGTTCAGCCTTACTATCAGGAAGTTTAAACTATAGAAGTTCAGAAACTGAAGTTGGTGTGTATACCTATTACGCAGAGGCCAGAAATATAACTAACAATTGTGTAAGCTCAAATCGTTTAGCTGTTAACTTTGAAATCAAAGCAATTCCTACATTGGCATTAACCAGTGCAACCTGTGCTGAAGACATACAAACCTATGATATAGTTTTTACCAGCAACGGGACGGTTAGCTCCACTTCAGGAATCGTAGACAACACCGCAAAAACGGTCACAGGTATTACCGCCGGCACAGATGTAACATTAACAACAAGTTTGAATGGTTGTACTACTGACCTGGTGGTTAATGCACCGGATTGCAGTTGTCCGGATGTTGCTACTCCAACCGATGGCATTCCGTCACAAATATGTTTTGGCGAGGCAAACACATCAATCTCTGCGAGTGTTGAATCAGACCAAACTATTGATTGGTATGATGAACCAAGCGGTGGCTCAGTTCTATTGTCCGGAAGTTTAAGTTATACAAGTTCCAAAACTGAAATTGGTGTTTACACCTATTATGCCGAGACAAGAAATACAACAACCAATTGTGTGAGCTCAGGCAGGTTAGCCATTAACTATGAAATTTTATCGAGACCAATTATCACCAACTTATCGAAAATAGATCCATTAATTTGTCAGGGATTAGGATCTCTTAATTTTAAATTTACCGATGTACCCGATGGTACTTACACCATAAGCTTTGATGGGGGTACTTTTGAAGATGTTACTGTTTCATCAGGAACTGCTTCGGTAACCGCTGCAGTCGGGACATACAACAACTTACAGATTACGTTAGATGGCTGTATCTCTGATCTGGGAATTAGTGCAAGCCTTACCGATCCTTCTCCTCCACCGGCTCCCACCATTGCGGTGCAGGACAACTGCGGCGAGAGTGTTATTACAGCGTTAGATTATACTGGCTCACTGCTTTGGAGTACCGGAGATACAACTGAAAGCATTGTCGTAACCGAACCGGGATCATATTCTGTTATCCAGATGTTGAATGATTGCATTAGTGATGCCGCTTCTACTATCGCTGCTCCCAAAACTACACCTACATTAACGGTAACCGAAACCGATCCGGTAGTCTGCGGAGAAATGGGTTCGCTCGATTTTAATTTTACCGGAGTACCTGACGGAATGTATTCAATAACCTACGATGCAGGTATCTTCTCAGAGGTAATGGTTTCGTCAAATACAGCAACAATTTCCGCAGCAGCCGGTGCTTATAACAATCTTACAATTACGATAAACGATTGTTCCTCTGCTATTGGTATTAATGCAAGCCTTGCTGACCCGAATCCGCCTTCTGCACCCACTGTTTCAGTTTTGGATAGTTGCGGAGAATCGGTACTTACAGCATCAAACTACACCGGCACATTACTATGGAGTACTGGAGAAAGTACCGAAAGTATTATTGTTACCACTGCCGGAACCTATTCTGTTACACAAACAGTGAATGGATGTATGAGCGAAGTTGCTTCAATCACTGCCACACCTCAAACAGGTACACTGTTACCCGAAATTGAAGTGATAAATAATTGTGGTGAATCAACAATAATAATGCAAAACCTGGAAGAGAATGCATGGTTTTTCTGGCAATACAATAACCAAACTGATAGTACCCAAAATACCAGTATTAAGGTTACAGAGGAAGGAGAATATACATTTTGGCAAAAAAACAACAATTGTAATAGTCAGGAATCAACTGTTACCGTTTCACCTCATACTTTACCTTCTCTGTCGGTTGCTAGTAATCAAACAAGTATCGTAACTGATCCTGATTCAATTACACCTCTGATAGCAGAGGCAAATTCTGAAACCAACTCGGTTGTTGTCTGGTTTGAAAATGAAAGCGGCGGACAAGAAATTACATCACCGGTTTTGGATACAATTGGTGCAATTACGTACTATGCCGAAGCACTCGATACAACTACCGGCTGTAGTAGCACTGGCCGAACTCCTGTTACGCTCACAATCCAAATGGATACTGATACACTTGCCATCGATACAACTATTTTTGGCAAGCCACATAATTATGTTGCAGTTCTGATTTTTGCCACCGACTCATTACAATATCAATGGTTTATGAATGGTGAAGAGTTATTAAATGCAACAAATCAATTTTATTACATTTTTGAATCCGACAGGCAAAATGGTAATATTTTTACGATAGAAGTTACATTCCCGGATGGCCACTCTTCAAAATTTAATTATCAATACAATAAGAATCAAAGTTTGGGGGCGATAGATGCTGGCAATAAATCCGGTCATACCGAAACTGAGACCTTCTTCAGCATTTACCCCAATCCTGCAAGTACCTGTTTTACTATGGCAATTGATACGAGACAAATACAAAACATACAAAATCTGACGGCTAAAGTATTTTCGATTAGCGGTGTTTGTGCTATAGAAATACCCATAACTCAAATTCCGCAACGTATTAATACCGAAGACTTGAGACCAGGTGTTTACTCTGTTATTTTATACAATAATGAAGAACGGTTACAGGCAAAAAAACTTTCAATCACCCAAAACTAAAGAGCGAACAATATGAACAGATCTCTATACATAATTTGCCTCGTTCTCTTTGTATCAATAATTAATTTTCCAACAAAAGTTATAGCGTTGGATAAAGAGAAAAGAAATAAAACGGACCAGAACGAAGAAACCTCCACAAAACAGCCTGTTGTCAGAAATACAATCGAACCGGTATGGGGATTTTATACCGAGGGCTCACCTGGATTAATACAAATTAAAACTAAAGGAGCAACATCCGACATTTGGGAATCAGATGCTAACCTGGCCTACACTATTGGCGCCGGCTACTTTCAGGAAATTGCCCCAATGTTAAAATTAAAAGCAGGCCTTGGCCTATCAGGTTACGAAACCACGCTTACCGGCAGAGGAGAAACAGTTTCTCAGCCTTTGGTTGACATTGACAACGATAGCTATATTGAAAGCATCAACGTACAAAATGGAGAACACACCATTAATCCTATTTATTTAAATATTCCTGCAAGTGTTGAATACGGCACAGTAAACATTTCTCAATTAGGCTATTACGTCGACATTGGTTTTGAATATTCGTATCTGCTAAATGAAAACAACACAACTTCAGGAACATACACAACATCAGGATACTACCCTCAGTGGGGAGTAAAACTTGAGAATATTCCGGAATTGGGCTTTTACTCTGATAGAGAAATGGATACGGAATTAAACTTAAAGAAGAGCCTCTACTCAATACGCGCCGGTGCCGGAATAAGCGTCCCGATTTCGGGTGTTCTGATTTTCAAAGTTGGAATTGCAGGATATAAGGGATTAAATAGTATAGGTAGTGGTAAGAATACAAATAATGATAATACAATCTCGCAACAAACAAGTAAGTTCCGTACCAACAATGCTTATAATCCATTGTCCTCATCAAAAGGAAACAAGCCTTTTCGATT from uncultured Draconibacterium sp. includes the following:
- a CDS encoding T9SS type A sorting domain-containing protein, coding for MEVSFEIKANPTLTLTSKDCAADLLTYDIVFASNGTVESTAGTVSGNTVTGIPAGTDVTLTATLNGCTTDLEVTAPDCSCPVIAVPTDGVPAAVCFGDANVAISASVLAGETIDWYADATGGTALVSGSLSYTSSETAVDVYTYYAEARNTTTNCVSDSRLEVSFEIKANPTLTLTSKDCAADLLTYDIVFASNGTVESTAGTVSGNTVTGIPAGTDVTLTATLNGCTTDLEVTAPDCSCPVIAVPTDGVPAAVCFGDANVAISASVLAGETIDWYADATGGTALVSGSLSYTSSETAVDVYTYYAEARNTTTNCVSDSRLEVSFEIKANPTLTLTSKDCAADLLTYDIVFASNGTVESTAGTVSGNTVTGILAGTDVTLTATLNGCTTDLEVTAPDCSCPVIAVPTDGVPAAVCFGDANVAISASVLAGETIDWYADATGGTALVSGSLSYTSSETAVDVYTYYAEARNTTTNCVSDSRLEVSFEIKANPTLTLTSKDCAADLLTYDIVFASNGTVESTAGTVSGNTVTGIPAGTDVTLTATLNGCTTDLEVTAPDCSCPVIAVPTDGVPAAVCFGDANVAISASVLAGETIDWYADATGGTALVSGSLSYTSSETAVDVYTYYAEARNTTTNCVSDSRLEVSFEIKANPTLTLTSKDCAADLLTYDIVFASNGTVESTAGTVSGNTVTGIPAGTDVTLTATLNGCTTDLEVTAPDCSCPVIAVPTDGVPAAVCFGDANVAISASVLAGETIDWYADATGGTALVSGSLSYTSSETAVDVYTYYAEARNTTTNCVSDSRLEVSFEIKANPTLTLTSKDCAADLLTYDIVFASNGTVESTAGTVSGNTVTGIPAGTDVTLTATLNGCTTDLEVTAPDCSCPVIAVPTDGVPAAVCFGDANVAISASVLAGETIDWYADATGGTALVSGSLSYTSSETAVDVYTYYAEARNTTTNCVSDSRLEVSFEIKANPTLTLTSKDCAADLLTYDIVFASNGTVESTAGTVSGNTVTGILAGTDVTLTATLNGCTTDLEVTAPDCSCPVIAVPTDGVPAAVCFGDANVAISASVLAGETIDWYADATGGTALVSGSLSYTSSETAVDVYTYYAEARNTTTNCVSDSRLEVSFEIKANPTLTLTSKDCAADLLTYDIVFASNGTVESTAGTVSGNTVTGIPAGTDVTLTATLNGCTTDLEVTAPDCSCPVIAVPTDGVPAAVCFGDANVAISASVLAGETIDWYADATGGTALVSGSLSYTSSETAVDVYTYYAEARNTTTNCVSDSRLEVSFEIKANPTLTLTSKDCAADLLTYDIVFASNGTVESTAGTVSGNTVTGIPAGTDVTLTATLNGCTTDLEVTAPDCSCPVIAVPTDGVPAAVCFGDANVAISASVLAGETIDWYADATGGTALVSGNLSYTSSETAVDVYTYYAEARNTTTNCVSDSRLEVSFEIKANPTLTLTSKDCAADLLTYDIVFASNGTVESTAGTVSGNTVTGIPAGTDVTLTATLNGCTTDLEVTAPDCSCPVIAVPTDGVPAAVCFGDANVAISASVLAGETIDWYADATGGTALVSGSLSYTSSETAVDVYTYYAEARNTTTNCVSDSRLEVSFEIKANPTLTLTSKDCAADLLTYDIVFASNGTVESTAGTVSGNTVTGILAGTDVTLTATLNGCTTDLEVTAPDCSCPVIAVPTDGVPAAVCFGDANVAISASVLAGETIDWYADATGGTALVSGSLSYTSSETAVDVYTYYAEARNTTTNCVSDSRLEVSFEIKANPTLTLTSKDCAADLLTYDIVFASNGTVESTAGTVSGNTVTGIPAGTDVTLTATLNGCTTDLEVTAPDCSCPVIAVPTDGVPAAVCFGDANVAISASVLAGETIDWYADATGGTALVSGNLSYTSSETAVDVYTYYAEARNTTTNCVSDSRLEVSFEIKANPTLTLTSKDCAADLLTYDIVFASNGTVESTAGTVSGNTVTGILAGTDVTLTATLNGCTTDLEVTAPDCSCPVIAVPTDGVPAAVCFGDANVAISASVLAGETIDWYADATGGTALVSGSLSYTSSETAVDVYTYYAEARNTTTNCVSDSRLEVSFEIKANPTLTLTSKDCAADLLTYDIVFASNGTVESTAGTVSGNTVTGIPAGTDVTLTATLNGCTTDLEVTAPDCSCPVIAVPTDGVPAAVCFGDANVAISASVLAGETIDWYADATGGTALVSGNLSYTSSETAVDVYTYYAEARNTTTNCVSDSRLEVSFEIKANPTLTLTSKDCAADLLTYDIVFVSDGGVSSTEGIVDNTTKTITGINAGTDVTLTATMNGCTTELPVTAPDCSCPVVDEPTEGVSSAICFGDPNTSISASVPTGHTIDWYADASGGTTLLSGSLSYTSSETAVGVYTYYAEARNTTTNCISSGRLAVSFEIKANPTLALTNVTCAADLQTYDIIFVSNGEVSSTAGVIDNTAKTVTGITAGTGVTLTATLNGCTTYLVVNAPYCSCPLVVAPTDGIPSAICFGETNTSISASVPAEHTIDWYSDATGGSALVAGSLSYTSSETEVGVYTYYAQARNTTTKCVSSSRLAVSFEIKANPTLELASTTCVEDLQTYNIVFVSDGGVSSTEGIVDNTTKTITGINAGTDVTLTATMNGCTTELPVTAPDCSCPVVDEPTEGVPSAICFGDPNTSISASVPAEHTIDWYDTPSGGSVLLSGSLSYTNSGTEVGVYTYYAEARNTTTNCVSSSRLAVSFEIKANPTLVLTSTTCAADLQTYDIVFVSDGEVSSTAGVIDISAKTVTGITAGTGVTLTATLNGCTTDLVVNAPDCSCPVVIAPTDGVPSEICFGDENTLISANVPTDHTIDWYQGPSGGSALLSGSLNYRSSETEVGVYTYYAEARNITNNCVSSNRLAVNFEIKAIPTLALTSATCAEDIQTYDIVFTSNGTVSSTSGIVDNTAKTVTGITAGTDVTLTTSLNGCTTDLVVNAPDCSCPDVATPTDGIPSQICFGEANTSISASVESDQTIDWYDEPSGGSVLLSGSLSYTSSKTEIGVYTYYAETRNTTTNCVSSGRLAINYEILSRPIITNLSKIDPLICQGLGSLNFKFTDVPDGTYTISFDGGTFEDVTVSSGTASVTAAVGTYNNLQITLDGCISDLGISASLTDPSPPPAPTIAVQDNCGESVITALDYTGSLLWSTGDTTESIVVTEPGSYSVIQMLNDCISDAASTIAAPKTTPTLTVTETDPVVCGEMGSLDFNFTGVPDGMYSITYDAGIFSEVMVSSNTATISAAAGAYNNLTITINDCSSAIGINASLADPNPPSAPTVSVLDSCGESVLTASNYTGTLLWSTGESTESIIVTTAGTYSVTQTVNGCMSEVASITATPQTGTLLPEIEVINNCGESTIIMQNLEENAWFFWQYNNQTDSTQNTSIKVTEEGEYTFWQKNNNCNSQESTVTVSPHTLPSLSVASNQTSIVTDPDSITPLIAEANSETNSVVVWFENESGGQEITSPVLDTIGAITYYAEALDTTTGCSSTGRTPVTLTIQMDTDTLAIDTTIFGKPHNYVAVLIFATDSLQYQWFMNGEELLNATNQFYYIFESDRQNGNIFTIEVTFPDGHSSKFNYQYNKNQSLGAIDAGNKSGHTETETFFSIYPNPASTCFTMAIDTRQIQNIQNLTAKVFSISGVCAIEIPITQIPQRINTEDLRPGVYSVILYNNEERLQAKKLSITQN
- a CDS encoding outer membrane beta-barrel protein translates to MDKEKRNKTDQNEETSTKQPVVRNTIEPVWGFYTEGSPGLIQIKTKGATSDIWESDANLAYTIGAGYFQEIAPMLKLKAGLGLSGYETTLTGRGETVSQPLVDIDNDSYIESINVQNGEHTINPIYLNIPASVEYGTVNISQLGYYVDIGFEYSYLLNENNTTSGTYTTSGYYPQWGVKLENIPELGFYSDREMDTELNLKKSLYSIRAGAGISVPISGVLIFKVGIAGYKGLNSIGSGKNTNNDNTISQQTSKFRTNNAYNPLSSSKGNKPFRFGIEFGLYICKQVK